One window of the Rhinoraja longicauda isolate Sanriku21f chromosome 2, sRhiLon1.1, whole genome shotgun sequence genome contains the following:
- the LOC144608410 gene encoding leucine-rich repeat-containing protein 24-like isoform X3, with translation MDLIATLALLSVQGLKAWGCMAGCRCYSATLECGSLGLTAVPNNIPTFIQTIFLQDNNITRISRKDFSHLSDLQNLYIQNNSLETIEAGALARQRSLLELALNSNHIQQLHPATFQGLAHLRVLYLAANHISHLVGHTFHELQRLQELHLQENSLQSLDEQAFVGLSSLALLDLSNNWLRTLHQASLQPLTSLQELRLIGNRWRCDCGLLWLRSWMVKEGRRLLLGRAVPCSEPPRLSGQSLPEVPASSLICIPPAVSLDRSGASARAGEEVRVACRASGYPVPAVGWRRPGQAWEPGLGEHEGTGPLLLPLTLPNVSTAQAGAYVCEARNAGGRAAATFTLLLNTSGLPPRPGREPLYKGAEFGALGPAAQMGVAAGIALLGLAALLLLLAVIWRRRGPWGNAQGHEEAPACGLYLNDYSDGPSTFAQLEEYRDSDGREMFVIDRSRRDFHTYKDSAQEGRPLGLGSLQDQAMHTAQAQAQAQAQAQTQAQAQSQAQAQTQAQAHDQAQTQAQAQAQAQAQTQAQAQTQAQAHDQVQTQAQALAQAQSSAQIQAQSQAKVQAQNSPQAQAQIIPGQALRPEQASIFENPSTLFKEEIEYEIHC, from the exons ATGGATCTCATCGCCACGCTTGCACTGCTCAGTGTGCAGGGGCTGAAGGCCTGGGGCTGCATGGCGGGATGCCGGTGTTACAGCGCGACGCTGGAGTGTGGATCTCTGGGCTTGACTGCAGTCCCCAACAACATTCCCACCTTCATCCAG ACGATATTCCTGCAAGACAATAACATCACCCGCATCAGTAGGAAGGACTTCTCCCACCTCTCTGACCTGCAGAACCTCTACATCCAGAATAACAGCCTGGAGACCATCGAGGCCGGGGCATTGGCTCGGCAGCGCTCCCTGCTGGAGCTGGCGCTCAACAGCAACCACATCCAGCAGCTGCACCCGGCCACCTTCCAGGGGCTCGCTCACCTGCGCGTCCTCTACCTGGCAGCCAACCACATCTCCCACCTGGTGGGCCACACCTTCCACGAGCTGCAG AGGCTGCAGGAGCTGCACCTGCAGGAGAACAGCCTGCAGTCGCTGGACGAGCAGGCGTTTGTGGGGCTGTCGTCACTGGCCTTGCTGGACCTGAGCAACAACTGGCTCCGCACGTTACACCAGGCCTCGCTGCAACCCCTCACCAGCCTGCAGGAGCTGCGGCTCATTG GGAATCGGTGGCGGTGTGACTGTGGGCTCCTCTGGCTGCGATCCTGGATGGTGAAGGAGGGCCGTCGGCTGCTGTTGGGCCGGGCGGTGCCGTGCTCCGAGCCTCCCCGTCTGTCGGGCCAGAGCCTGCCGGAGGTGCCGGCCTCCAGCTTGATCTGCATCCCCCCGGCTGTGAGCCTGGACCGCAGCGGGGCCTCAGCGCGGGCGGGGGAGGAGGTACGAGTAGCCTGCAGGGCCTCGGGGTACCCTGTGCCGGCGGTGGGCTGGAGGCGGCCGGGCCAGGCCTGGGAGCCGGGCCTGGGGGAGCACGAGGGGACGGGCCCGCTGCTGCTGCCCCTGACGCTGCCCAACGTGTCGACGGCCCAGGCCGGGGCCTACGTGTGCGAGGCCCGCAATGCCGGGGGCAGGGCCGCTGCCACCTTCACTCTGCTGCTCAACACCTCAGGCCTGCCGCCCAGGCCAGGCCGGGAGCCGCTGTACAAGGGGGCCGAGTTTGGGGCGCTGGGCCCGGCAGCACAGATGGGCGTGGCGGCCGGCATCGCCCTGCTAGGCCtggccgctctgctgctgctgctggctgtCATCTGGCGCCGCAGGGGCCCCTGGGGCAATGCCCAGGGCCACGAGGAGGCCCCGGCCTGCGGACTCTACCTCAATGACTACTCGGACGGACCCAGCACCTTTGCCCAGCTGGAGGAGTACCGGGACAGCGACGGCCGGGAGATGTTCGTCATCGACCGAAGCAGGAGGGACTTCCACACGTACAAGGACTCAGCCCAGGAGGGCAGGCCGCTGGGGCTGGGCAGCCTGCAGGATCAGGCCATGCACACTGCCCAGGCTCAAGCTCAGGCTCAGGCTCAAGCCCAAACACAGGCCCAGGCTCAGTCTCAGGCCCAGGCCCAAACACAGGCCCAGGCCCATGACCAGGCCCAAACACAGGCCCAGGcacaggctcaggctcaggcccAAACACAGGCCCAGGCCCAAACACAGGCCCAGGCCCATGACCAGGTCCAAACACAGGCCCAGGCTCTGGCTCAAGCCCAAAGCAGTGCCCAAATCCAAGCTCAATCTCAGGCCAAAGTCCAGGCCCAAAACAGTCCTCAAGCCCAGGCCCAAATAATCCCAGGCCAGGCGCTGCGGCCGGAACAGGCCAGCATATTCGAGAACCCGTCCACGTTGTTTAAGGAGGAGATCGAGTATGAAATCCACTGCTGA
- the LOC144608410 gene encoding leucine-rich repeat-containing protein 24-like isoform X1, which translates to MTFRVETLLQTVFNVMVGVPGWMDLIATLALLSVQGLKAWGCMAGCRCYSATLECGSLGLTAVPNNIPTFIQTIFLQDNNITRISRKDFSHLSDLQNLYIQNNSLETIEAGALARQRSLLELALNSNHIQQLHPATFQGLAHLRVLYLAANHISHLVGHTFHELQRLQELHLQENSLQSLDEQAFVGLSSLALLDLSNNWLRTLHQASLQPLTSLQELRLIGNRWRCDCGLLWLRSWMVKEGRRLLLGRAVPCSEPPRLSGQSLPEVPASSLICIPPAVSLDRSGASARAGEEVRVACRASGYPVPAVGWRRPGQAWEPGLGEHEGTGPLLLPLTLPNVSTAQAGAYVCEARNAGGRAAATFTLLLNTSGLPPRPGREPLYKGAEFGALGPAAQMGVAAGIALLGLAALLLLLAVIWRRRGPWGNAQGHEEAPACGLYLNDYSDGPSTFAQLEEYRDSDGREMFVIDRSRRDFHTYKDSAQEGRPLGLGSLQDQAMHTAQAQAQAQAQAQTQAQAQSQAQAQTQAQAHDQAQTQAQAQAQAQAQTQAQAQTQAQAHDQVQTQAQALAQAQSSAQIQAQSQAKVQAQNSPQAQAQIIPGQALRPEQASIFENPSTLFKEEIEYEIHC; encoded by the exons GTGGGCGTGCCGGGCTGGATGGATCTCATCGCCACGCTTGCACTGCTCAGTGTGCAGGGGCTGAAGGCCTGGGGCTGCATGGCGGGATGCCGGTGTTACAGCGCGACGCTGGAGTGTGGATCTCTGGGCTTGACTGCAGTCCCCAACAACATTCCCACCTTCATCCAG ACGATATTCCTGCAAGACAATAACATCACCCGCATCAGTAGGAAGGACTTCTCCCACCTCTCTGACCTGCAGAACCTCTACATCCAGAATAACAGCCTGGAGACCATCGAGGCCGGGGCATTGGCTCGGCAGCGCTCCCTGCTGGAGCTGGCGCTCAACAGCAACCACATCCAGCAGCTGCACCCGGCCACCTTCCAGGGGCTCGCTCACCTGCGCGTCCTCTACCTGGCAGCCAACCACATCTCCCACCTGGTGGGCCACACCTTCCACGAGCTGCAG AGGCTGCAGGAGCTGCACCTGCAGGAGAACAGCCTGCAGTCGCTGGACGAGCAGGCGTTTGTGGGGCTGTCGTCACTGGCCTTGCTGGACCTGAGCAACAACTGGCTCCGCACGTTACACCAGGCCTCGCTGCAACCCCTCACCAGCCTGCAGGAGCTGCGGCTCATTG GGAATCGGTGGCGGTGTGACTGTGGGCTCCTCTGGCTGCGATCCTGGATGGTGAAGGAGGGCCGTCGGCTGCTGTTGGGCCGGGCGGTGCCGTGCTCCGAGCCTCCCCGTCTGTCGGGCCAGAGCCTGCCGGAGGTGCCGGCCTCCAGCTTGATCTGCATCCCCCCGGCTGTGAGCCTGGACCGCAGCGGGGCCTCAGCGCGGGCGGGGGAGGAGGTACGAGTAGCCTGCAGGGCCTCGGGGTACCCTGTGCCGGCGGTGGGCTGGAGGCGGCCGGGCCAGGCCTGGGAGCCGGGCCTGGGGGAGCACGAGGGGACGGGCCCGCTGCTGCTGCCCCTGACGCTGCCCAACGTGTCGACGGCCCAGGCCGGGGCCTACGTGTGCGAGGCCCGCAATGCCGGGGGCAGGGCCGCTGCCACCTTCACTCTGCTGCTCAACACCTCAGGCCTGCCGCCCAGGCCAGGCCGGGAGCCGCTGTACAAGGGGGCCGAGTTTGGGGCGCTGGGCCCGGCAGCACAGATGGGCGTGGCGGCCGGCATCGCCCTGCTAGGCCtggccgctctgctgctgctgctggctgtCATCTGGCGCCGCAGGGGCCCCTGGGGCAATGCCCAGGGCCACGAGGAGGCCCCGGCCTGCGGACTCTACCTCAATGACTACTCGGACGGACCCAGCACCTTTGCCCAGCTGGAGGAGTACCGGGACAGCGACGGCCGGGAGATGTTCGTCATCGACCGAAGCAGGAGGGACTTCCACACGTACAAGGACTCAGCCCAGGAGGGCAGGCCGCTGGGGCTGGGCAGCCTGCAGGATCAGGCCATGCACACTGCCCAGGCTCAAGCTCAGGCTCAGGCTCAAGCCCAAACACAGGCCCAGGCTCAGTCTCAGGCCCAGGCCCAAACACAGGCCCAGGCCCATGACCAGGCCCAAACACAGGCCCAGGcacaggctcaggctcaggcccAAACACAGGCCCAGGCCCAAACACAGGCCCAGGCCCATGACCAGGTCCAAACACAGGCCCAGGCTCTGGCTCAAGCCCAAAGCAGTGCCCAAATCCAAGCTCAATCTCAGGCCAAAGTCCAGGCCCAAAACAGTCCTCAAGCCCAGGCCCAAATAATCCCAGGCCAGGCGCTGCGGCCGGAACAGGCCAGCATATTCGAGAACCCGTCCACGTTGTTTAAGGAGGAGATCGAGTATGAAATCCACTGCTGA
- the LOC144608410 gene encoding leucine-rich repeat-containing protein 24-like isoform X2 yields MTFRVETLLQTVFNVGVPGWMDLIATLALLSVQGLKAWGCMAGCRCYSATLECGSLGLTAVPNNIPTFIQTIFLQDNNITRISRKDFSHLSDLQNLYIQNNSLETIEAGALARQRSLLELALNSNHIQQLHPATFQGLAHLRVLYLAANHISHLVGHTFHELQRLQELHLQENSLQSLDEQAFVGLSSLALLDLSNNWLRTLHQASLQPLTSLQELRLIGNRWRCDCGLLWLRSWMVKEGRRLLLGRAVPCSEPPRLSGQSLPEVPASSLICIPPAVSLDRSGASARAGEEVRVACRASGYPVPAVGWRRPGQAWEPGLGEHEGTGPLLLPLTLPNVSTAQAGAYVCEARNAGGRAAATFTLLLNTSGLPPRPGREPLYKGAEFGALGPAAQMGVAAGIALLGLAALLLLLAVIWRRRGPWGNAQGHEEAPACGLYLNDYSDGPSTFAQLEEYRDSDGREMFVIDRSRRDFHTYKDSAQEGRPLGLGSLQDQAMHTAQAQAQAQAQAQTQAQAQSQAQAQTQAQAHDQAQTQAQAQAQAQAQTQAQAQTQAQAHDQVQTQAQALAQAQSSAQIQAQSQAKVQAQNSPQAQAQIIPGQALRPEQASIFENPSTLFKEEIEYEIHC; encoded by the exons GTGGGCGTGCCGGGCTGGATGGATCTCATCGCCACGCTTGCACTGCTCAGTGTGCAGGGGCTGAAGGCCTGGGGCTGCATGGCGGGATGCCGGTGTTACAGCGCGACGCTGGAGTGTGGATCTCTGGGCTTGACTGCAGTCCCCAACAACATTCCCACCTTCATCCAG ACGATATTCCTGCAAGACAATAACATCACCCGCATCAGTAGGAAGGACTTCTCCCACCTCTCTGACCTGCAGAACCTCTACATCCAGAATAACAGCCTGGAGACCATCGAGGCCGGGGCATTGGCTCGGCAGCGCTCCCTGCTGGAGCTGGCGCTCAACAGCAACCACATCCAGCAGCTGCACCCGGCCACCTTCCAGGGGCTCGCTCACCTGCGCGTCCTCTACCTGGCAGCCAACCACATCTCCCACCTGGTGGGCCACACCTTCCACGAGCTGCAG AGGCTGCAGGAGCTGCACCTGCAGGAGAACAGCCTGCAGTCGCTGGACGAGCAGGCGTTTGTGGGGCTGTCGTCACTGGCCTTGCTGGACCTGAGCAACAACTGGCTCCGCACGTTACACCAGGCCTCGCTGCAACCCCTCACCAGCCTGCAGGAGCTGCGGCTCATTG GGAATCGGTGGCGGTGTGACTGTGGGCTCCTCTGGCTGCGATCCTGGATGGTGAAGGAGGGCCGTCGGCTGCTGTTGGGCCGGGCGGTGCCGTGCTCCGAGCCTCCCCGTCTGTCGGGCCAGAGCCTGCCGGAGGTGCCGGCCTCCAGCTTGATCTGCATCCCCCCGGCTGTGAGCCTGGACCGCAGCGGGGCCTCAGCGCGGGCGGGGGAGGAGGTACGAGTAGCCTGCAGGGCCTCGGGGTACCCTGTGCCGGCGGTGGGCTGGAGGCGGCCGGGCCAGGCCTGGGAGCCGGGCCTGGGGGAGCACGAGGGGACGGGCCCGCTGCTGCTGCCCCTGACGCTGCCCAACGTGTCGACGGCCCAGGCCGGGGCCTACGTGTGCGAGGCCCGCAATGCCGGGGGCAGGGCCGCTGCCACCTTCACTCTGCTGCTCAACACCTCAGGCCTGCCGCCCAGGCCAGGCCGGGAGCCGCTGTACAAGGGGGCCGAGTTTGGGGCGCTGGGCCCGGCAGCACAGATGGGCGTGGCGGCCGGCATCGCCCTGCTAGGCCtggccgctctgctgctgctgctggctgtCATCTGGCGCCGCAGGGGCCCCTGGGGCAATGCCCAGGGCCACGAGGAGGCCCCGGCCTGCGGACTCTACCTCAATGACTACTCGGACGGACCCAGCACCTTTGCCCAGCTGGAGGAGTACCGGGACAGCGACGGCCGGGAGATGTTCGTCATCGACCGAAGCAGGAGGGACTTCCACACGTACAAGGACTCAGCCCAGGAGGGCAGGCCGCTGGGGCTGGGCAGCCTGCAGGATCAGGCCATGCACACTGCCCAGGCTCAAGCTCAGGCTCAGGCTCAAGCCCAAACACAGGCCCAGGCTCAGTCTCAGGCCCAGGCCCAAACACAGGCCCAGGCCCATGACCAGGCCCAAACACAGGCCCAGGcacaggctcaggctcaggcccAAACACAGGCCCAGGCCCAAACACAGGCCCAGGCCCATGACCAGGTCCAAACACAGGCCCAGGCTCTGGCTCAAGCCCAAAGCAGTGCCCAAATCCAAGCTCAATCTCAGGCCAAAGTCCAGGCCCAAAACAGTCCTCAAGCCCAGGCCCAAATAATCCCAGGCCAGGCGCTGCGGCCGGAACAGGCCAGCATATTCGAGAACCCGTCCACGTTGTTTAAGGAGGAGATCGAGTATGAAATCCACTGCTGA